One window of the Nocardia terpenica genome contains the following:
- a CDS encoding cutinase family protein produces the protein MAACGASAAEPAEPGVPLQNCPSLYVLAVQGTGQSSPLTPPDGADAGMLGAVLAPLRATGPRLVAHAYVPYEAGFGGAVPGGDVPYVASVSGGLDRLRSMAATVLADCPRTELGLLGYSQGAHIVSIFAREIGDGSGVVPADRVAAVALLADPTRGPAASLFPGAPDRSAPAAVPGTTGADVSGLQADVRQVAEGEGIGPDGDIATDFGALTGRVASLCLPGDLACDAPSMPLLRVLVNIAGQAELNPADPIAALTSIVVAVQATAARTVTEVIDHDLRGSTLGTLSLVPGWSLSQRLADASDPRETPDTRAAVLKLATSAVNSLLAVTGRMLTPADIAEVAALAAADPNAAIALLAEKFVTADRRATPRGAVFHLITDLVDAVANLIDDSGRLLDPAVWWKYLDTASQHGAYQTAAFTTSGQPAVEYISDWFNAAARDLTHHLLPTPASDSPHTPRIPPPAPTAAPQPSAAPSPVIDAPVPPAAAPSAPSATDPSAAASSAADPSAAAPSAAAPPGAPSTAAPSVAFPPAAAPPLPSSPPPAVHGTTSTVTRTGEPGRDLAWVLVLAALASTAYIARRIRHRRTRTGTTSNATRASGDPHFTTEATAPEYPIPHSPPTSPTPTDEHTHEYATTTPGA, from the coding sequence ATGGCGGCATGTGGTGCGTCGGCGGCCGAGCCCGCCGAACCCGGTGTGCCGTTGCAGAACTGTCCGAGTCTGTATGTGCTGGCAGTGCAAGGGACTGGTCAGTCCTCGCCGCTGACTCCGCCCGACGGCGCGGATGCGGGCATGTTGGGGGCGGTGCTGGCCCCGTTGCGGGCGACCGGACCGCGCCTGGTGGCGCACGCTTATGTGCCGTACGAGGCGGGTTTCGGTGGCGCGGTGCCCGGAGGTGATGTGCCGTACGTGGCGTCGGTGTCCGGGGGTCTGGACCGGTTGCGGTCGATGGCGGCCACGGTGCTCGCGGACTGCCCGCGCACCGAGTTGGGGCTGCTGGGTTATTCCCAAGGGGCCCATATCGTTTCGATCTTCGCCCGTGAGATCGGTGACGGGTCCGGGGTGGTTCCGGCCGACCGTGTCGCGGCGGTTGCGCTGCTGGCCGATCCCACCCGCGGTCCTGCGGCGTCGCTGTTTCCCGGAGCGCCGGACCGTAGTGCTCCCGCTGCAGTGCCGGGTACCACCGGGGCCGATGTGTCGGGTTTGCAAGCGGATGTGCGGCAGGTCGCCGAGGGGGAGGGGATCGGGCCCGACGGTGATATCGCCACCGATTTCGGTGCGCTCACCGGGCGGGTGGCGTCGTTGTGCCTTCCGGGTGACCTGGCCTGCGATGCCCCGTCGATGCCGCTGTTGCGGGTGCTGGTGAATATCGCCGGGCAGGCCGAGCTGAACCCGGCCGATCCGATAGCGGCGCTGACCTCGATCGTGGTGGCGGTGCAGGCGACCGCGGCGCGGACGGTTACCGAGGTGATCGACCACGATCTGCGCGGCAGCACCCTGGGCACCCTGTCGCTGGTCCCCGGCTGGTCGCTGTCCCAGCGTCTGGCCGATGCCTCCGATCCCCGCGAAACCCCCGATACCCGCGCCGCTGTGCTGAAACTCGCTACCAGCGCGGTGAATTCGCTGCTCGCGGTGACCGGGCGAATGCTGACACCGGCCGATATCGCCGAGGTCGCCGCGCTCGCGGCGGCGGACCCGAATGCCGCGATAGCGCTGCTGGCCGAGAAATTCGTGACCGCGGACCGGCGCGCCACACCGCGTGGGGCGGTATTCCATCTGATCACCGATCTCGTGGACGCGGTCGCGAACCTGATCGACGACAGCGGCCGCCTGCTCGACCCGGCAGTGTGGTGGAAATACCTCGACACCGCTAGCCAACACGGGGCCTACCAGACAGCCGCGTTCACCACCAGCGGACAACCCGCCGTCGAATACATCAGCGACTGGTTCAACGCCGCGGCCCGCGATCTCACCCACCACCTCCTCCCCACCCCGGCATCCGACTCCCCGCACACCCCACGCATCCCACCTCCGGCACCGACCGCAGCACCACAACCTTCAGCCGCACCTTCACCTGTCATCGACGCACCCGTCCCACCGGCCGCCGCGCCGTCAGCCCCATCAGCTACTGATCCGTCGGCCGCCGCGTCATCGGCCGCTGACCCGTCGGCTGCCGCCCCGTCGGCTGCCGCGCCACCAGGCGCTCCATCGACTGCTGCTCCATCGGTCGCCTTCCCGCCAGCCGCAGCGCCGCCGCTGCCGAGCAGTCCACCGCCCGCGGTTCATGGCACCACGAGCACGGTCACGCGGACCGGCGAGCCCGGCCGAGACCTGGCGTGGGTGCTCGTCCTGGCCGCGTTGGCGAGCACCGCCTACATCGCCCGCCGCATCCGCCACCGCCGAACCCGTACCGGCACGACCAGCAACGCCACTCGCGCCAGCGGTGACCCCCACTTCACCACGGAAGCGACCGCACCCGAGTACCCCATCCCACATTCACCGCCCACCTCGCCGACCCCGACCGACGAACACACCCACGAATACGCAACCACAACTCCAGGAGCATGA
- a CDS encoding flavin-containing monooxygenase: MVHRYCIIGAGYTGLAVAKAFTDLGLDYDHVEATDAIGGNWSHGVYDSTHLISSKAITQYPDYPMPANYPDFPSAAQMRDYLRSFASAFGLDHRIEFNTVVKNIAPLDDSGLTGWRVEIADGAVREYAGVVAANGHYWDVHVPHYSGEFIGKQIHSKHYKRPDDLDGSRVLVVGAGNSGCDLAVEAAITFGTSELSLRRPYWFIPKYVLGIPSGAFDFGSLPVPKLLQEAVFRSIVAVGMGSYRSFGLEKPRHRIFDQDLVVNQQLPYFLKHGRIAVRPEIARFDGRTVHFTDGTSGEYDTIVWATGFKTTFPFLGEGLLEWERGQPRLVAHTFAPGLANLYFAGLVAPRSGAGMLLMNSSRLLAEAALLQQRLPVPVGDLYARISKPSARILAGGPELRWEVRRGRTLVRAASRLMTVSSLLSRRPAADPDIRTEDGAVTSEAAARTAPQSGPRLVRTTA, from the coding sequence ATGGTGCACCGTTACTGCATCATCGGAGCGGGTTACACCGGGCTGGCCGTGGCGAAGGCGTTCACGGATCTGGGTCTGGACTACGACCATGTGGAGGCGACCGATGCGATCGGCGGCAACTGGTCACACGGTGTGTACGACTCGACGCATCTGATCAGCTCGAAGGCGATCACCCAGTATCCGGACTATCCGATGCCCGCGAACTATCCGGATTTCCCGAGCGCCGCACAGATGCGGGACTATCTGCGGTCCTTCGCAAGCGCATTCGGCCTGGATCACCGCATCGAATTCAACACCGTGGTGAAAAATATTGCGCCGCTCGATGATTCGGGGCTGACCGGTTGGCGGGTGGAGATCGCGGATGGTGCGGTGCGCGAGTACGCGGGCGTGGTGGCGGCCAATGGCCACTACTGGGATGTGCACGTGCCGCACTATTCGGGTGAGTTCATCGGCAAGCAGATCCACTCCAAGCACTACAAGCGCCCGGACGATCTAGACGGTTCCCGAGTGCTGGTGGTGGGTGCGGGGAACTCCGGCTGCGATCTGGCCGTCGAGGCAGCGATCACGTTCGGCACCTCGGAGCTGTCGTTGCGCCGCCCGTACTGGTTCATCCCGAAGTATGTGCTCGGCATTCCGAGCGGTGCGTTCGATTTCGGCTCGTTGCCGGTGCCGAAGCTGTTGCAGGAGGCCGTATTCCGGTCGATCGTCGCGGTCGGCATGGGCAGTTACCGCAGTTTCGGGCTGGAAAAGCCCCGGCACCGGATCTTCGATCAGGATCTGGTGGTCAATCAGCAGCTGCCGTATTTCCTCAAGCACGGCCGGATCGCCGTTCGTCCGGAGATCGCCCGATTCGACGGGCGCACGGTGCATTTCACCGATGGCACGAGTGGTGAGTACGACACGATCGTGTGGGCCACCGGTTTCAAGACGACGTTCCCGTTCCTGGGCGAAGGCTTGCTCGAGTGGGAGCGGGGGCAGCCGCGGTTGGTTGCACATACTTTCGCCCCGGGATTGGCGAACCTGTATTTCGCCGGTCTGGTCGCGCCACGTTCGGGAGCGGGGATGCTGCTGATGAACAGCTCCCGATTGCTCGCCGAGGCGGCGCTGCTGCAGCAGCGGCTGCCTGTACCGGTGGGCGATCTCTACGCGCGTATCTCGAAGCCGTCCGCGCGGATCCTCGCGGGTGGACCGGAATTGCGCTGGGAGGTGCGGCGCGGCCGGACGCTGGTCCGGGCCGCGTCCCGGTTGATGACAGTGAGTTCGCTGCTGTCACGCAGGCCCGCCGCGGACCCGGACATCCGGACCGAGGACGGCGCCGTCACCTCCGAGGCGGCGGCGCGCACCGCGCCACAGTCGGGCCCGCGCCTCGTACGCACTACCGCTTGA
- a CDS encoding NADH:flavin oxidoreductase/NADH oxidase family protein, giving the protein MSPKTHTPGTVAVGSPLRLPCGVVLPNRLAKAAMSEQLADITGAPSQTLTRLYSAWGRGGAGLLITGNVMIDRRAFVEPRNVTLEDERHLEQVGNWARAGAREGAAMVMQINHPGRVAVGPLYRRPVGPSALRPQAVGFNLRKPRALSSDKIAELRRRFVRTAELAVTAGFSGVQVHAAHGYMLSQFLSPIANQRDDRYGGNAENRRRLLLEIVADVRKTIGPTAILSVKLNSADFQRGGFEEDESLDVALALEAAGIDLLEISGGNYEAPAMTGVMSDSTREREAYFLRYAEALRARPRVPLMLTGGIRTREFMNEVLGTGAVDLIGLGRPFAIRPDIAAGLLAGEREPQALPIAPRIPLPGADPINSYLQLAWHAANFRRIAAGAEQVSGPGAARTLAAAGLTVTARALTQF; this is encoded by the coding sequence ATGTCCCCTAAGACCCATACGCCCGGCACGGTCGCCGTCGGCAGTCCGTTGCGGCTGCCCTGCGGTGTCGTCCTGCCGAACCGCCTCGCCAAGGCGGCGATGAGTGAGCAGCTCGCCGATATCACCGGCGCGCCCTCACAAACTTTGACCCGACTCTACAGTGCCTGGGGGCGTGGTGGTGCGGGTCTGCTGATCACCGGCAACGTGATGATCGACCGCCGCGCCTTCGTCGAACCCCGCAACGTCACCCTCGAAGACGAACGGCACCTGGAACAGGTCGGCAACTGGGCGCGGGCCGGAGCGCGGGAAGGTGCGGCGATGGTCATGCAGATCAACCATCCGGGACGGGTGGCCGTGGGGCCGCTGTACCGGCGTCCGGTCGGACCGTCCGCGCTGCGCCCGCAGGCGGTCGGATTCAATCTGCGCAAGCCGCGGGCGTTGTCGAGCGACAAGATCGCCGAGCTCCGGCGGCGTTTCGTTCGCACCGCCGAACTCGCTGTCACCGCAGGGTTTTCCGGTGTGCAGGTGCATGCGGCGCACGGGTATATGCTTTCACAATTCCTCTCGCCGATCGCTAATCAGCGCGACGACCGATACGGCGGCAACGCCGAGAATCGTCGCCGCCTGCTGCTGGAGATTGTCGCTGATGTGCGAAAGACCATCGGTCCCACCGCGATTCTGTCGGTGAAGCTCAACTCGGCCGACTTCCAGCGCGGGGGATTCGAGGAAGACGAATCCCTGGATGTCGCGCTCGCGCTGGAAGCAGCCGGTATCGATCTGCTGGAGATCTCCGGCGGCAACTACGAGGCCCCGGCGATGACCGGCGTCATGTCCGACAGCACCCGCGAGCGGGAGGCGTACTTCCTGCGGTATGCCGAGGCGCTGCGGGCGCGGCCGAGGGTGCCGCTCATGCTCACCGGCGGCATCCGTACCCGCGAGTTCATGAACGAGGTGCTCGGCACCGGCGCGGTCGACCTGATCGGATTGGGCCGCCCGTTCGCGATTCGACCCGATATCGCGGCCGGGCTGCTGGCGGGCGAGCGCGAACCGCAGGCGCTGCCGATCGCGCCGCGCATTCCACTGCCGGGAGCCGACCCGATCAACTCGTATCTGCAATTGGCTTGGCACGCGGCCAATTTCCGTCGCATCGCTGCTGGAGCCGAGCAGGTGAGCGGACCGGGCGCGGCCCGCACCCTCGCCGCCGCCGGCCTCACAGTGACCGCTCGCGCGCTCACCCAATTCTGA
- a CDS encoding bestrophin-like domain — protein MFTWVYEMPSWLSFLVITGVFVAITCSGVIIARPGVRKIFARQPGMNEMVTMVLTVGGVFYGLLLGLTAAATYQSFDSANTIVADEAATLGVLYREVSAYPEPERGVLQKDLVDYTDNAINVAWPALRKGEESTIGTALVTRFQQHLLAFHPQTESDKIVHAAAIEQFAHFIQVRLHRLADSSGGIPNLMWTVIVIGAAVNIALMCLFTLEHRTAHLVLAGLFAFFLATMIYLIAAMDYPFRGDLSISPEPFITTYIIVMGQTSH, from the coding sequence ATGTTCACCTGGGTATACGAGATGCCGTCCTGGCTGTCGTTCCTCGTCATCACCGGAGTCTTCGTGGCGATAACCTGCTCCGGCGTCATCATCGCCAGACCCGGAGTGCGCAAGATATTCGCCAGACAACCGGGCATGAACGAAATGGTCACGATGGTGCTGACCGTCGGCGGCGTCTTCTACGGCCTGCTACTCGGGCTCACCGCGGCAGCGACCTATCAGTCATTCGACTCCGCGAACACCATCGTCGCCGACGAGGCCGCCACGCTGGGCGTCCTGTACCGGGAAGTGTCGGCCTATCCCGAACCCGAACGCGGGGTCCTGCAGAAAGATCTGGTCGACTACACCGACAACGCGATCAACGTAGCCTGGCCCGCCCTGCGGAAAGGCGAGGAATCGACGATCGGAACCGCGCTGGTCACCAGATTCCAGCAACACCTGCTCGCCTTCCACCCACAAACCGAATCCGACAAGATCGTGCACGCCGCCGCCATCGAGCAGTTCGCCCACTTCATTCAGGTCCGCCTACACCGGCTCGCCGACTCCAGCGGCGGCATCCCCAACTTGATGTGGACGGTCATCGTCATCGGCGCCGCGGTCAACATCGCACTGATGTGCCTGTTCACCCTCGAACACCGCACCGCGCACCTGGTCCTGGCCGGACTGTTCGCCTTCTTCCTCGCCACAATGATCTACCTGATCGCCGCCATGGACTACCCCTTCCGCGGCGACCTCAGCATCAGCCCCGAACCATTCATCACCACCTACATCATCGTCATGGGGCAAACCAGCCACTGA
- a CDS encoding geranyl diphosphate 2-C-methyltransferase: protein MSTEETGTGPVLRTSYQRSVAAYWNNNPNDDRVNTELGEVDGLYHHHYGIGEPDLSVLEAPQAVRQQRIIEELHRLETAQAALLLDHLGKVGPGDRLMDGGSGRGGTSFMANQRFGCRVDGVTISEYQVGFANEQAEQRKVTDQVAFHFRNMLDTGFDTGCMRGIWTNETTMYVDLFDLFREFSRLLQPGGRYVCITGCSNDVNGGRSSSVSGIDAHYGCMIHPRSEYFRALAENNLVPIDVVDLTAATIPYWELRTKSELATGVEKAFLTAYREGSFQYLLISADRVRR, encoded by the coding sequence ATGTCCACGGAAGAAACCGGAACCGGCCCGGTGCTACGCACCAGCTACCAGAGATCCGTTGCGGCGTACTGGAACAACAACCCCAACGACGACCGCGTGAACACCGAACTCGGCGAGGTCGACGGCCTCTACCATCACCATTACGGAATCGGCGAGCCGGACCTGTCGGTGCTCGAAGCCCCGCAAGCGGTCCGCCAGCAGCGCATCATCGAGGAGTTGCACCGCCTGGAAACCGCCCAGGCCGCTCTGCTGCTCGACCACCTCGGCAAGGTGGGTCCCGGCGATCGGCTGATGGATGGCGGATCCGGCCGGGGCGGAACGAGTTTCATGGCCAATCAGCGTTTCGGCTGCCGCGTCGACGGGGTGACCATCTCCGAATACCAGGTCGGCTTCGCCAATGAGCAGGCCGAGCAGCGCAAGGTGACCGACCAGGTGGCCTTCCATTTCCGGAACATGCTCGACACCGGATTCGACACCGGCTGTATGCGCGGCATCTGGACCAACGAAACCACCATGTACGTCGACCTGTTCGACCTGTTCCGCGAATTCTCCCGGCTACTGCAACCCGGCGGGCGCTACGTGTGCATCACCGGCTGCTCCAACGATGTCAACGGCGGTCGCTCCTCATCGGTCAGCGGGATCGACGCCCACTACGGGTGCATGATCCACCCGCGCAGCGAGTACTTCCGCGCACTGGCCGAGAACAACCTCGTGCCGATCGACGTCGTCGACCTCACCGCGGCCACTATCCCGTACTGGGAGCTGCGCACGAAATCCGAACTGGCCACCGGGGTGGAGAAGGCGTTCCTCACCGCATACCGGGAGGGCAGCTTCCAATACCTGTTGATCTCGGCCGACAGAGTCAGGCGTTGA
- a CDS encoding acetoacetate decarboxylase family protein, which produces MGWEPDSRTSGRAIGTDLRRLLSLGDPRGSLYRDAHYFTATVEIDPNRMRQWLPAGIRLTEPARADLFTAWFPDCNYGSVYHEAGLFVHIKTVQGTGIHCPWMILDDDVALILGRELLGYPKKLGEVDWTLTDTEIRAAATRRGHKLLSMGGRLGEVITDPPPILARPHRNIAGLSGLFPSWVVGFAPREQVLEVRRIEDFTLEVHGSERDPLDQLGIGRVVEARLHRVDLYGGWLPPVPLRPLTPLFGLTHLRPRIL; this is translated from the coding sequence ATGGGATGGGAACCAGACAGCCGGACCTCGGGCCGCGCCATCGGAACAGATCTGCGGCGGCTGCTGTCGCTCGGCGATCCGCGTGGCAGCCTCTACCGCGACGCCCACTACTTCACCGCCACAGTCGAAATCGACCCTAACCGGATGCGGCAATGGCTGCCCGCCGGGATTCGGCTCACCGAACCGGCCCGCGCGGACCTGTTCACCGCGTGGTTTCCCGACTGCAACTACGGTTCGGTCTATCACGAGGCAGGACTGTTCGTGCACATCAAGACCGTGCAGGGGACCGGAATCCATTGCCCGTGGATGATTCTCGATGACGACGTCGCCCTGATCCTGGGCCGCGAACTGCTCGGATACCCGAAAAAGCTCGGCGAGGTCGACTGGACACTGACCGACACCGAAATCCGCGCCGCGGCCACCCGCCGCGGCCACAAATTGCTGAGCATGGGCGGCCGACTGGGTGAGGTTATCACCGATCCGCCCCCCATCCTGGCCCGCCCGCACCGCAATATCGCCGGGCTGTCCGGGCTGTTCCCGTCGTGGGTAGTGGGCTTCGCCCCGCGCGAACAGGTACTCGAAGTCCGGCGAATCGAGGACTTCACCCTGGAAGTGCACGGCTCCGAACGCGATCCGCTCGACCAACTGGGTATCGGCCGCGTCGTCGAGGCCCGGCTGCACCGCGTCGACCTTTATGGCGGATGGCTACCACCGGTCCCGCTGCGACCGTTGACCCCACTCTTCGGCCTCACCCACCTGCGGCCACGCATCCTCTGA
- a CDS encoding TetR/AcrR family transcriptional regulator: MDPEQRREQLLDAVLRIIVTQGVHKVSIDAVAREAAVSRPVVYRLFDDSDHLLRASLDREEAAGLAQMAEVVPRPGTGDPAQAASDGLGRFLAAVQSAPDRWRAAFALVDSSTPTFRRRIETGRQAFIAALTTFVRTATPPGRLDAIDIELTARALYALYWDSGRLILTEPDTFSTERVIRFADNIIRALPAFHDHTEQDS; this comes from the coding sequence ATGGACCCCGAGCAGCGCCGCGAGCAACTGCTCGACGCGGTCCTGCGGATCATCGTGACCCAGGGCGTGCACAAGGTGTCCATCGACGCGGTAGCTCGCGAGGCCGCCGTCAGCCGCCCGGTCGTCTACCGCCTGTTCGACGACTCCGACCACCTGCTGCGCGCCTCGCTCGACCGTGAAGAGGCCGCGGGCCTCGCTCAAATGGCCGAGGTCGTGCCGCGTCCGGGCACCGGCGATCCAGCTCAGGCCGCCTCCGATGGCCTGGGTCGTTTCCTCGCCGCTGTGCAGTCCGCGCCCGATCGCTGGCGCGCCGCCTTCGCCCTCGTCGACAGCAGCACACCGACGTTCCGCCGCCGCATCGAAACCGGACGGCAAGCATTCATCGCGGCGCTGACGACGTTCGTCCGAACGGCAACACCACCCGGCCGACTCGACGCGATCGACATCGAACTGACCGCCCGCGCCCTCTACGCCCTCTACTGGGACAGCGGCAGGCTCATCCTCACCGAACCCGACACATTCTCAACCGAACGGGTAATCCGCTTCGCCGACAACATCATCCGCGCCCTGCCCGCCTTCCACGACCACACCGAACAGGACTCCTGA
- a CDS encoding SDR family NAD(P)-dependent oxidoreductase, producing the protein MSLPTPTPGVPAVITGASSGIGAALAEGLARRGYSLILVARREDRLQDLADRLSIEHRVGTEVRASDLSDPGARAELCDELGERDIAVLCNNAGFATYGGVARSNPARERKQVELNAVAVHDLTLAVLPGMVARGAGAILITGSTAGNQPGPNNATYAATKAFANTLAESLHGELVGTGVSCTLLAPGPVRTEYAEAAGVSNLDKLVPGLLWVSAEQAAEQALKGMAAGRRRVVPGAFAKVQTVGGQYTPRGLVGPILRAVYQKVN; encoded by the coding sequence ATGAGTTTGCCCACACCCACACCAGGTGTACCCGCCGTGATCACCGGCGCCTCCTCCGGAATCGGTGCCGCGCTCGCCGAAGGTCTTGCCCGGCGCGGATATTCACTGATCCTGGTGGCCCGCCGCGAAGACCGGCTCCAAGATCTGGCCGACCGGCTGTCCATCGAGCACCGCGTAGGAACAGAGGTCCGCGCCAGCGATCTGTCCGATCCAGGCGCGCGCGCCGAGCTGTGCGACGAACTCGGCGAACGCGATATCGCGGTGCTGTGCAACAACGCCGGATTTGCCACCTACGGCGGGGTGGCGCGATCGAATCCGGCACGGGAGCGCAAGCAGGTCGAACTCAATGCCGTTGCGGTGCATGACCTAACCCTCGCGGTATTGCCAGGCATGGTCGCTCGTGGTGCAGGCGCGATCCTGATCACCGGGTCCACGGCAGGTAACCAGCCGGGACCGAACAATGCCACCTACGCCGCGACCAAGGCGTTCGCCAATACTCTCGCCGAATCGCTGCACGGCGAACTCGTCGGCACCGGGGTGAGCTGCACATTGCTCGCGCCCGGCCCGGTGCGCACCGAATATGCCGAAGCCGCAGGGGTTTCCAACCTCGACAAGCTGGTGCCGGGACTGTTGTGGGTCAGCGCCGAACAGGCCGCCGAGCAAGCGCTCAAAGGGATGGCCGCCGGTCGCCGCCGTGTGGTGCCCGGAGCATTCGCCAAGGTCCAGACCGTCGGCGGCCAATACACGCCACGCGGATTGGTCGGCCCGATCTTGCGCGCCGTCTACCAGAAGGTGAACTGA
- a CDS encoding delta-60 repeat domain-containing protein has protein sequence MSSKTPYRAATLLQRAVLVAAIGAAACACSGSHDSAAAGSLDAGFGSGGKVTTDLGSSADRANTVTIQTDGRIIVAGSTQDPAQGDNFAVVRYITDGQLDPSFGDGGKVSTDFGSESDIANAVVIQPDGKIVAVGTSHGTASGDDIALARYAVDGKLDASFGNGGKVRTDLGSKADHANAAAIQSDGRIIVAGSTQDPARGDNFAVARYTTDGKLDPSFGDGGKVSTDFGGESDIANAVVIQPDGKIVVVGTSHGTDTGDDIALARYTTDGKPDISFGNDGKVSTDLGSKADHANAAAIQSDGRIIVAGSTQDPTQGDNIAILRYHG, from the coding sequence ATGTCGAGCAAAACACCGTATCGAGCGGCGACACTTCTGCAACGCGCGGTTCTCGTCGCCGCCATCGGTGCCGCGGCCTGCGCGTGCTCCGGCTCGCATGACTCCGCCGCGGCAGGAAGCCTCGACGCGGGCTTCGGATCCGGCGGCAAGGTGACAACAGACCTCGGCTCATCGGCCGACCGCGCCAACACCGTGACAATCCAAACCGACGGCCGAATCATCGTCGCCGGATCGACCCAGGACCCCGCCCAGGGCGACAACTTCGCGGTCGTCCGTTACATCACCGATGGCCAACTCGATCCGAGCTTCGGTGACGGCGGAAAAGTCAGCACCGACTTCGGCAGTGAATCCGATATCGCCAACGCTGTCGTGATCCAGCCGGATGGAAAAATCGTCGCGGTCGGCACTAGTCACGGCACCGCCAGTGGCGACGATATCGCATTGGCCCGATACGCCGTTGACGGCAAACTCGATGCGAGTTTCGGCAACGGCGGGAAAGTCAGGACGGATCTGGGCAGTAAAGCCGATCACGCCAACGCCGCCGCGATCCAATCCGATGGACGGATCATCGTCGCCGGTTCGACCCAGGATCCCGCGCGGGGTGACAATTTCGCTGTTGCCCGTTACACCACCGATGGCAAACTCGATCCGAGCTTCGGCGACGGCGGAAAGGTCAGCACCGACTTCGGTGGTGAATCCGATATCGCCAACGCTGTCGTGATCCAGCCGGATGGAAAAATCGTCGTCGTCGGCACGAGCCATGGCACCGACACCGGAGACGACATCGCCCTCGCCCGATACACCACCGACGGAAAACCCGACATCAGTTTCGGCAACGACGGGAAAGTCAGCACCGATCTGGGCAGCAAAGCCGATCACGCCAACGCCGCCGCGATCCAATCCGATGGACGAATCATCGTCGCCGGTTCAACCCAAGATCCCACCCAAGGCGACAACATCGCCATCCTCCGCTACCACGGGTAA
- a CDS encoding nitroreductase family deazaflavin-dependent oxidoreductase, whose protein sequence is MRDLYHDMLRTHQWIYENTDGRLGHRLLFGNPTLLLRTTGRRTGLPRTSALIYARDGENYLVVASNGGAPRSPAWLANLRTKPDCEIQIGRRRLPVTARPTLPDDPDYTRRWEIADKVNRGRYTQYQQRTTRSISIIELRPTN, encoded by the coding sequence ATGCGCGACCTCTACCACGACATGCTGCGCACCCACCAATGGATCTACGAGAACACCGACGGTCGCCTCGGCCACCGGCTGCTGTTCGGCAACCCCACCCTGTTGCTGCGTACCACCGGCCGCCGCACCGGACTCCCCCGAACCTCCGCACTCATCTACGCCCGCGACGGCGAGAACTACCTCGTGGTCGCCTCCAATGGCGGCGCACCGAGATCCCCGGCGTGGCTTGCCAACCTGAGAACCAAACCGGACTGTGAAATCCAGATCGGACGCCGCCGCCTCCCCGTCACCGCCCGGCCAACCCTTCCCGACGACCCCGATTACACCCGGCGCTGGGAAATCGCCGACAAGGTCAACCGCGGCCGATACACCCAATACCAGCAGCGAACCACCCGGAGCATCTCGATCATCGAACTGCGCCCCACCAACTGA
- a CDS encoding TetR/AcrR family transcriptional regulator → MTETDGRKLRGNRTRASVLDAVVSLASVEGLDGLSLSQLAARLDVTKSALFTHWRGKEELQLAALEHASTQWVTEIIAPALEQPTPLQRLWALHERRLDFYAREMLPGRCFFSIVYREFDDRPGVIHDRLIEQSAQWHAFLTATIDEAIEAGQLCEHTDSDQLAYEIDSLGEGVVSRVRMLDPQFALAAARAAVLQRLRAASVDPDTLPES, encoded by the coding sequence ATGACTGAGACCGATGGCCGAAAGTTGCGCGGGAACCGTACCCGGGCGTCCGTGTTGGATGCGGTGGTGTCACTGGCATCGGTGGAGGGACTCGACGGGTTGTCGCTGAGCCAGCTTGCCGCGCGGTTGGACGTCACCAAATCGGCGTTGTTCACCCACTGGCGCGGTAAGGAAGAGCTCCAGCTCGCGGCGCTCGAACACGCCAGCACACAATGGGTTACCGAGATCATCGCACCGGCGCTCGAACAGCCAACCCCCTTGCAGCGGCTGTGGGCGCTACACGAGCGCCGCCTGGACTTCTACGCCCGCGAGATGCTGCCGGGGCGATGCTTCTTCTCCATCGTCTATCGGGAATTCGACGATCGGCCCGGGGTGATCCACGACCGGCTCATCGAGCAATCAGCACAATGGCACGCGTTTCTCACCGCGACGATCGACGAGGCGATCGAGGCGGGCCAGCTGTGCGAGCACACGGATTCCGATCAGCTCGCCTACGAGATCGACAGCCTCGGCGAGGGCGTGGTGTCCCGAGTTCGAATGCTGGACCCGCAGTTCGCCCTCGCCGCCGCGCGTGCCGCGGTTCTGCAACGCTTGCGCGCTGCGAGCGTCGACCCCGACACGCTGCCCGAAAGCTGA